One part of the Nymphaea colorata isolate Beijing-Zhang1983 chromosome 8, ASM883128v2, whole genome shotgun sequence genome encodes these proteins:
- the LOC116258485 gene encoding cytochrome P450 86B1-like gives MMSRVLENLQGLLHFFDALKLNSTSSMLMSRVLENLEWAQGLVRSYRPVHLKFSASSMLFRVVKNLQGPELWLSLFLFFIFKLYFKQRNKPVWSWPLLKSVPSVLANSHRLHDWLSGLLAAGGGTLMFYVPAMQAVVTSDPRNIEFILKSNFENFPKGKEFSKVFSKLMGSGIFNSDAESWKVQRKIANVHIHSKLFRQFMARTTQDIVETQLIPILKRCAQSPSPIDLQDILLRFTFDATCTAVFGENPRCLSPDLPSVPFAEAINEAMEAIVFKYVLPASWWRTLRWLNLWKARKFSEAIVVIDEFVARQIKLRKEEEVRGGDLLSIYAEKSDEVTFLRDTAVNFLIAGRDTSGTALSWFFWNLANHPHVEAKILEELREVLREKTRESLKPDDLDKLVYLHAALSESLRLYPSVPIGQKGVIKEATLPSGTVVKPGMVIFYLIYAVGRMEWVWGKDCMEFKPERWIDENGKLRHENNSYRFLAFNGGPRTCIGKDVAFVQMKFAAALVLLNFEVRVVEGHPVAPLTSVILNMKRGLMVTVKERTKVEG, from the coding sequence ATGATGTCAAGAGTCCTGGAGAACCTCCAAGGCCTCCTGCATTTTTTCGATGCATTGAAGTTGAATTCAACATCTTCAATGTTAATGTCAAGAGTTCTAGAGAACCTCGAATGGGCACAAGGCCTTGTACGTTCTTATCGACCAGTTCACTTGAAGTTTTCTGCGTCTTCAATGTTGTTCAGGGTCGTAAAGAACCTTCAAGGGCCAGAACTATGGCTCtctttgttcttgttcttcatcTTCAAACTGTACTTCAAACAAAGGAACAAGCCCGTCTGGAGTTGGCCCCTCTTGAAAAGTGTCCCTTCCGTGCTAGCCAACTCCCACAGGCTCCATGACTGGTTAAGCGGTCTTCTCGCAGCCGGCGGAGGCACCTTAATGTTTTACGTGCCTGCCATGCAAGCGGTCGTCACGAGCGACCCGAGAAACATAGAGTTCATACTCAAGTCCAATTTCGAGAATTTCCCCAAGGGAAAGGAGTTCAGCAAAGTATTCTCGAAGCTCATGGGCTCGGGAATCTTCAACTCGGACGCAGAATCATGGAAGGTTCAAAGGAAGATCGCCAACGTTCACATTCATTCCAAGCTCTTCCGCCAGTTTATGGCTCGAACGACCCAAGACATCGTCGAGACGCAGCTCATTCCGATCCTAAAACGATGCGCTCAATCCCCATCGCCCATTGACCTCCAAGACATCTTATTGAGATTCACGTTCGATGCCACATGCACGGCCGTGTTTGGCGAAAACCCTCGTTGCCTTTCTCCCGATTTACCGAGCGTCCCGTTTGCGGAAGCCATTAACGAGGCCATGGAAGCTATAGTGTTCAAGTACGTCCTTCCTGCAAGCTGGTGGCGGACGCTTCGCTGGTTGAATCTTTGGAAAGCAAGGAAATTTTCCGAAGCCATAGTGGTGATCGACGAATTCGTCGCACGTCAGATCAAGCTTCGAAAGGAAGAGGAGGTCCGAGGCGGCGACCTTCTATCAATATATGCAGAAAAATCCGATGAAGTGACGTTTCTAAGAGATACGGCAGTCAATTTCCTAATCGCCGGCCGGGACACCTCGGGAACTGCTCTGAGCTGGTTCTTTTGGAACCTCGCGAATCATCCCCACGTGGAGGCGAAGATTCTGGAAGAGTTGAGGGAGGTGCTGAGGGAGAAGACGAGGGAGAGCCTGAAACCCGACGATTTAGACAAGTTGGTGTACCTCCACGCAGCACTGAGCGAAAGTCTGAGGCTGTACCCTTCTGTTCCTATTGGCCAGAAAGGGGTCATAAAGGAAGCAACGCTTCCTAGTGGGACTGTGGTGAAGCCAGGAATGGTCATTTTTTACCTGATTTACGCAGTGGGGAGGATGGAATGGGTGTGGGGAAAGGATTGCATGGAATTCAAGCCGGAGAGATGGATAGATGAAAACGGAAAACTGAGGCACGAGAACAACAGCTACAGGTTTCTTGCTTTCAATGGAGGGCCGAGGACCTGTATAGGTAAGGATGTGGCTTTTGTGCAGATGAAGTTTGCTGCTGCCTTGGTCTTGCTCAACTTTGAGGTAAGGGTGGTGGAAGGACACCCTGTTGCGCCGCTCACTTCCGTCATCTTGAACATGAAGCGCGGGTTAATGGTCACGGTGAAGGAGAGGACTAAAGTGGAGGGCTAG